NNNNNNNNNNNNNNNNNNNNNNNNNNNNNNNNNNNNNNNNNNNNNNNNNNNNNNNNNNNNNNNNNNNNNNNNNNNNNNNNNNNNNNNNNNNNNNNNNNNNNNNNNNNNNNNNNNNNNNNNNNNNNNNNNNNNNNNNNNNNNNNNNNNNNNNNNNNNNNNNNNNNNNNNNNNNNNNNNNNNNNNNNNNNNNNNNNNNNNNNNNNNNNNNNNNNNNNNNNNNNNNNNNNNNNNNNNNNNNNNNNNNNNNNNNNNNNNNNNNNNNNNNNNNNNNNNNNNNNNNNNNNNNNNNNNNNNNNNNNNNNNNNNNNNNNNNNNNNNNNNNNNNNNNNNNNNNNNNNNNNNNNNNNNNNNNNNNNNNNNNNNNNNNNNNNNNNNNNNNNNNNNNNNNNNNNNNNNNNNNNNNNNNNNNNNNNNNNNNNNNNNNNNNNNNNNNNNNNNNNNNNNNNNNNNNNNNNNNNNNNNNNNNNNNNNNNNNNNNNNNNNNNNNNNNNNNNNNNNNNNNNNNNNNNNNNNNNNNNNNNNNNNNNNNNNNNNNNNNNNNNNNNNNNNNNNNNNNNNNNNNNNNNNNNNNNNNNNNNNNNNNNNNNNNNNNNNNNNNNNNNNNNNNNNNNNNNNNNNNNNNNNNNNNNNNNNNNNNNNNNNNNNNNNNNNNNNNNNNNNNNNNNNNNNNNNNNNNNNNNNNNNNNNNNNNNNNNNNNNNNNNNNNNNNNNNNNNNNNNNNNNNNNNNNNNNNNNNNNNNNNNNNNNNNNNNNNNNNNNNNNNNNNNNNNNNNNNNNNNNNNNNNNNNNNNNNNNNNNNNNNNNNNNNNNNNNNNNNNNNNNNNNNNNNNNNNNNNNNNNNNNNNNNNNNNNNNNNNNNNNNNNNNNNNNNNNNNNNNNNNNNNNNNNNNNNNNNNTATAAATATAAGAAAGAGCAAACTAATATTGATTGTTAGACAATAATTATAAGAACAGTAATTACAAATAATAGCCTCTTCCACTGTATTCGAGTTAGTGAAATAAGTAAAAGATTGATCTATAGTtagaattttgatttttctcgCCAATATCTTCTCGGGTGAGCTTGTCACCCAAGGGTTGCTCAATATAATTCATTTGGTTAGTGTGATTAACAAAATATTGTGTTAATCCGAAAATTTCTTTAGTGTATATTGAAATAAAGTTACTATGTTTTTtatagtaataaaaaaaatacaaatattaaaataatgaaaatattgcACCATTATGATTAAAAAAGACAATACAATATAGCTCGACTTTATCACCCATCTTTTAATTAGCATGGCTGAGAATCCGAAAATCAAATTCAAGTGCTTTCCACTACCTATCCATTTGGATATATATTCAGACAGCACAAAATATGTCGACCcctctttttttattattacaattaAGGACacatttcattcaaaataacaaaaacacCCTTCCGCGTTCCCCTTCTATAAAAGCCAGCCAAACTCACCCACCTCTCTCCAAGCCATCATTGCCACCTTCTCCACAGCAACCACAACCACAACCGTAGTTCACCGCCGCATAATATACTCTCAGTTCATACTTGTGCGAAAATATTTAGATACATAAGTCTAAAGGTTTTGAAATGGCAACCATAGGGGCATCAGCGTCGTCTCCGACATCGCCGGTGCAGAAGTCTCCATGGCATTCTCCGGTGCCGTATCTCTTCGGCGGATTGGCGGCCATGTTGGGTCTCATTGCTTTCGCTCTTCTGATCCTTGCGTGTTCCTACTGGAAACTATCTGGCCACCTCGAAAATCAAGGTGACGTTGACAGAGACCTCGAGGCTGGGGAGGCGGACGGCGGAGAAGCTAAGGCGTCATCGCCGGTTATTGAAGAGAAGTACCTGGTGATCATGGCTGGCCAAGAGAAACCCACTTTCTTGGCAACTCCCATGTCGAGTAGAGCGTCGTCTTTCGGCAGTAAGAGCAATTGCAGCACGAGCAGTGGTGAAAGTACAGTGATTTCAGAGGAAGATTATGAACAAGCAGCAGCACCAGCGGGTCAAGAACATTGAAATAATTCTTGAATATCTGGCGATTATAAGTCGGATCGAATCCTCGAACGAGTAAAACAATTTGGTTTTTTGGGGTTTGTTGATCGGAATTTGGGATGTGTAAATAATTTTTGTAGCTGCAGGAATCACGAAATGGGTAATATTATAAAGTTACTTTCGATGCATATTCTGAGACTGTTTAATTTCCTTTTGCTTTTTCCATTTAACAGATGGATGATGTTTTTGAATTGAATGTTTTTTGTTGGTTGGTTTAAAGAAATTTCTTGATCATAATTACTGAAGTTGCATGCCAGCttatacaatttaatttaatagtcaaaaatattactccaaatcttttgtttttcatttttgcGTTTCTATATTTAGTCTTGACTTTTAAGGATACTTAATTCGTTCCATATTTTTCTTGATCAAAGACACAAATTAATGGTATACATTTGAATTAAATTGCATTTAAGAAGATTGTACATGTATTGTTTCCTCGGTTGTAGGCGTTCTGAATTCTAGAACAACAACACTCATCTTTCTCCGCAAAACGAAATTGTCTCGTATCAAAGTGCTTATAGTTTAAAGATAATTATCCCAAAGATACGACAATTTGGATCAAAAGATTGCAGCACAACAAATCTCTTGATATCGAAGAACAAATATGGGAAGAAGTTTTAAGATAGAAAGAAAGAGAGATAGCAAGATGAATGACGAGGAATCAAAATAAGAAGAAGCAGCAATGCAGATATGGAGggattatttaaattgttacaaGCTTGTGCGAAAACTAAAGCCAAAGCACATGTTTCTTCTTTTGGGAGTATCTTTGTCCAAAATCCGATGATTAACATCAAGTGACACCATTTGGAATCCAATGAACCATGAAAAACTCCATAGACTTCAAACATTGCCACAAGCACCTAGGATCCGCTTTACGGGCACCTCATCACCTAGCCTGCTAAATTGGAGCCTTTTCCCCGGAAACAAAGGCGCCTAAGCACTTGGGCCTCGCCTATTGGGGCGTCTAAGCTCCTAGCCTGCGTTTTGGAAAAATACAGGACTCCCACGGGGCATTGTGCCCCCTTTTCAGGTCCCTCAGCGCCTCCCCTGCTGCTCGGAAATTTCTCAAACAGCTCTTAAAGTGAATTTAGGTCTCCACGAATTCATTCGAGTTTTCTtcatcttttaatttttcttaatttatattCACTAAGCTTAAAACATTCCAACAATCTTTCACACGAATAAAAGTAATACATGTATGCAAAATCACTTGAAAGTTCTTGTGGACTATTATTTTATGTAGCTTGTGACTTTGAATACTCCTTGGTAAGATACTATCGATTTAATAGTTTCATAGTGATACTATGTGTTGAAATTTTCAACTATATAGGTAAACCAAGTCAACAATATTTACACAATAATAATTCTAACATATTATGTTCTCATGTTGTGTTCATTTTGACCTTGTACATATATTAGATTCATAAGTTTTTTCATCGAAGTGGTCATTACTTCGCACTTATATAGTTGATCTCCTAATTATAGTATCTTGTCATACTCTATCTTTTAGGTATAAGAATCATTAAAAGACAATTTAATCTCACCACATGTTGCATGTCTTTCCTACTTGGAAGTTATGGTAATTAGTCAGAGCAAGTTCCAAGTattcaatataatatttataacgTAATTGTCCCATTGAATCAAGGTCTTAGAATATCCAGTTCACAAGGTTGAGTTATcagtataaatattttattttgtaggtTTTAAGCACATTTTTCTTAAAAACTTGCAAATTTGATctcgatttattttttttaataaaagaatCTTCTAGATTTTCTTTTGACTTCCTATATTCAACATAAATAACCTTATTTGCGATCAATTATTTTACGGTAATATGTCTTCAATGAATATATCGAGACTTACCATTGTAACTACTactttgtatttttattattgctGATTGACTATCATACATAGTGAATCATAATAGAAGACACTTGTTTATTTCAACAAAGAATatcttttaagaaattttttagcCATTCAAATTCTTCTCCATCTTTATCTAAAGAAATAAACTCGAATTCCATAGTGGATCGATCTATACACGTTTGCGTAGTAGATTTTCAAAACAATGCTCCTTCACTTATTGTGAACACATATCCGCTAGTGGACTTGGAGGCATTCCAGTGATACTTGCTAGGATTACTTCTGAACTTGCTTAGCTTGCTTGTTGGATTTGTAAGTTCTCGATGGGTACCATTTGTCAAGTACATTAGACTATCAATTATTCTTGCATATTCAAGTTGAGAAACAAATTCTCCTCGATTTTTGACCAAGTGTACGCCTAAGTCTATAGGTGTTCTGGTAGAAGAACTATTGAAgacattaaatcttttaataaccTTGTCTATATAGTGAGTTTGTGATATGACAATTCCATCAGATGTTCTACAGATTTTAATCCCTGATATTACCTCACATAACCACATATCTTTCATgttaaaatgtattttcaacatttttgTAGTATCCATGATTAACTCATTATGACTTCCCATAATTAACATCATCTACATAAAGGCAAACGATTACATAAGCATTACTTGTAGCTTTGATGCAAACACACTTGTCATATTCGTTGATTTTTATACCTTTTGACAACATTGTAGTGTCGAAAATTTCACATCATTGCTTAGGTGCTCGTTTGAGTCTGTATAGTGACTTGACAAGCTTAtgcatttttttctctttttcggGTGCAACAAACCTCTTGGGTTGTTCTATGTATatttcttcttctaattttcCGTTCAGGAAGACTGATTTTGCATCCATTTGGTGAATCTCGGTTATTCAATGAAGCAATAGCTATGAGAATACTAATGAATGTAATCCTAATAACTGAAGAATATATTTCAAAGAAATCATATCCTTCCTTTCGTTTGAATCCTTCAGCTACGAATCATGTTTTGTTTTTATCAATAGATTCAtattctttatattttattttaagaatccACTTGCATCCTCAATGTTTGCATCCCGAAAGGAAATCTACCAACTCTCAAGTATTGTTGACATAATGGAATCAATTTGTTGTTGTTAGCTTCTTTCAGAGATGAGCTTCTGGACTAGACAAAGCTTCTAGAAGGTTTCTTTTCATTATCTAACATTTTTATTACGCCTTGGTTCCTCATTGATTTGAAAGGAATCAATTGTAGACTCATTGGTTCATTTAGTTGAACCAACTTCTTTCCTTTCTTtacaagtaaatatattttctaagaATACAATATTACTATGATTGTTCATTTTATATCAGGATTGTTGACTTGTGTACCAGGAAATGATATGCACTACTATTATATGCATATCCAACGAAAATGCAGTCAATTTTTATCGGTCccatttagattttttttggcTTAGGTACTTCTATTTTAACCAAATAACCCCCACTTTGAGGTATTTGTAAGATGGTTTACGACCTTTCAATAATTCATATGGCGTTTCATCTTTATCTTTGTGTGGTGTCTTGTTAAGAATGTGGTTGCAGAAAGGACTGCTTCATCTCACATGTTTTGGGGTAAGCCATAGTTTATTATCGACGCGTTCATCATCTCCTTAAGGGTATGATTTTTGCGTTCAACAACTCTATCGGATTGAGATGAGTATGGGGTCTTAGTTTGATATGCcagaattcaagaaaaattcttCAAATGGAGCA
This sequence is a window from Primulina huaijiensis isolate GDHJ02 chromosome 13, ASM1229523v2, whole genome shotgun sequence. Protein-coding genes within it:
- the LOC140991264 gene encoding protein GLUTAMINE DUMPER 3-like; translation: MATIGASASSPTSPVQKSPWHSPVPYLFGGLAAMLGLIAFALLILACSYWKLSGHLENQGDVDRDLEAGEADGGEAKASSPVIEEKYLVIMAGQEKPTFLATPMSSRASSFGSKSNCSTSSGESTVISEEDYEQAAAPAGQEH